The sequence TCTGTGAAATCTAAAGGCTCGAGAATTTCGTCTGACACAAGTCTCTGTATTCTCCTTTCGGAGATATGTCCTAATATCTTGTGCCATAACGCAGCTGAATTCTCACTGATTAATTTTCTTTTAGTGCCTTTACTGGTTAATTTGCAGGGATTCGTTAAATGAAGAAATAGTATCCAAAGAATAAAGATTATCATAGCCTGATAAAGAACCGGAACCAACTAAATTTGAATCACGAAACAAACTGAATATTCCATTTCCAAAAGAACGAGAAAAACCAGATTTGTCCAATGCAGAAATAGAAACCAAATTCCGCCTAAAATACGGTACAATAAATGTTTCAAAAATATCCAAATAAATTTCAGTCTTTAACAATAATCTAAATTTTTCAATTGCTTCAACTTGAACTTTGTTGCCATCACCAACATAGATGAATCTTTCAGCATCATTTGGTTTTCGGCAATCCTGCATAGACACACTGATGTGAGTTGTTGCACCAGAATCTATCCACCACATGTGTCTAGGCactgaaattaaattaatttcagAACAAACCATATTAAGAAGCATACCTTTATTAGCACGCCAAGCGTGATAATTACTGCAATGCGTCTTCATATGCCCTTCACCACCACAAAAGAAACATGCAGTACTTTGAGAATCACTAGGATCCTTCTTTTGTTTCTTTAGAGGTTGTGTAACTGCAGCTTCCTTACCCTTCTTTTTATTTCCTTTGTCCTTGGTTTTTGAGGTAGAGGCGAAATGAGCACTTTCTGTCTTATCTTGCTTCAACCTTTCCTCTTCCTGAACACAGTGTGAGATGAGCTCATTCAGAGACCAAGTCTCTTTCTGACAGTTATAGCTCACCTTAAACTGGTTAAACTGTTGAGGAAGAGATAACAAAACCAAATGCACTTGCAAGTCCTCAGAGAATTCAAGCTTAAGTGCTTTCAATTTTGAAGCAAGATGAGACATTTCCATAATGTACTCCCGGATATTGCCTTTACCCTTATACCTCATTGAAATTAGATTTGCCAAGAGTGTACCAATTTCAGCCTTTTCATTCTTGACAAACCACTTTTCAATATCTGTAAGGAAATATTTTGCTGTAGTGATGTCGCTAGACATCGTGCCCCTGAATGTTTCCGGAATAGCTTTCTTCATA comes from Henckelia pumila isolate YLH828 chromosome 4, ASM3356847v2, whole genome shotgun sequence and encodes:
- the LOC140894307 gene encoding uncharacterized protein produces the protein MDLDLAIRVDRPPALTDKSTFDDKREFEKWERSNRMCLMIMKKAIPETFRGTMSSDITTAKYFLTDIEKWFVKNEKAEIGTLLANLISMRYKGKGNIREYIMEMSHLASKLKALKLEFSEDLQVHLVLLSLPQQFNQFKVSYNCQKETWSLNELISHCVQEEERLKQDKTESAHFASTSKTKDKGNKKKGKEAAVTQPLKKQKKDPSDSQSTACFFCGGEGHMKTHCSNYHAWRANKGLPKTK